A single window of Achromobacter xylosoxidans DNA harbors:
- a CDS encoding SDR family NAD(P)-dependent oxidoreductase, with translation MDNTPEVRHADLRGKNVVITGGAKGIGYATAEAFVRQGARVALLDMDPVALDAAVAGLRAAGGEALAAQASVTDADAVERAFAQVEQAWSGIDVLVNNAGISANKPSLDVTPEEWRRAVDINLTGVFLCAQAAGRRMVPKGEGCIINLASMYGVVAAPDRAAYCATKGAVVLLTETLAVEWGPAGVRVNALAPGYVETDLVRDLAARGRLDPERLKQRTPLRRLAQPAEMADLAVFLASSQAAYITGHTLVADGGWSRYSYL, from the coding sequence TTGGACAATACCCCTGAAGTACGCCACGCCGACCTGCGCGGCAAGAACGTGGTGATCACCGGCGGCGCCAAAGGCATCGGCTACGCCACGGCCGAGGCGTTCGTGCGCCAGGGCGCGCGGGTGGCGCTGCTGGACATGGACCCGGTCGCGCTGGATGCGGCCGTGGCCGGGCTGCGCGCGGCCGGCGGCGAAGCGCTGGCCGCGCAGGCCTCGGTCACCGACGCCGACGCGGTCGAGCGCGCCTTCGCCCAGGTCGAACAGGCCTGGAGCGGCATCGACGTGCTGGTCAACAACGCCGGCATCTCGGCCAACAAGCCGTCGCTGGACGTCACGCCCGAGGAATGGCGCCGCGCGGTCGACATCAACCTGACCGGCGTGTTCCTGTGCGCCCAGGCCGCCGGCCGCCGCATGGTGCCCAAGGGCGAGGGCTGCATCATCAACCTGGCCTCCATGTATGGCGTGGTGGCGGCGCCCGACCGCGCCGCCTACTGCGCCACCAAGGGCGCGGTGGTACTGCTGACCGAGACCCTGGCGGTGGAATGGGGCCCGGCGGGCGTGCGCGTGAACGCGCTGGCGCCCGGCTACGTCGAGACCGACCTGGTGCGCGACCTGGCCGCGCGCGGCCGCCTCGACCCCGAACGCCTCAAGCAGCGCACGCCGCTGCGGCGCCTGGCGCAACCGGCCGAAATGGCCGACCTGGCGGTGTTCCTGGCGTCCAGCCAGGCCGCCTACATCACCGGACACACCCTGGTGGCCGATGGCGGCTGGAGCCGCTACAGCTACCTCTGA
- a CDS encoding thiamine pyrophosphate-dependent enzyme, whose protein sequence is MATYQPLGSQAPWRQLTVEASDWQQADPALLATMLTQLHWIRAFEEAVLDLAAEGLVHGPAHSSVGQEGGAVGSVLALGAGDQINGSHRGHHQFLAKALQHVAPLGLDPRNPLTPAIDEVLHKTLAEIMGLAQGYCRGRGGSMHLRWLEAGALGTNAIVGGGVPLAAGAAWAHHHAGTDRVAVTYFGDGAVNIGSVLETMNLTAAWKTPLCFFIENNRYAVSTTVEESTAEPRLSARGQAFNIPAWQVDGMDPLAVHLAMSEAVAHMRAGNGPTIIEVDVYRFFHQNGPFPGSAFGYRSKEEEAQWRRRDPLDKIASEMIGRQLITQAEVDALRQRCKDVMKDVSGRLTEATDGGKRRVRADLWPRPDFRDVGLRSDGSELAGLRYQDAADHAGARVERKFVDAVADVLDRRMETDPGVVVLGEDVHRLKGGTNGATRGLKDKYPDRVLGTPISENAFAGLGGGLAMDGRYKPVVEFMYPDFMWVAADQIFNQIGKARHMFGGDIDVPFVLRTKVAMGTGYGSQHSMDPAGVFATAPGWRIVAPSTPYEYIGLMNTALASKDPVLVIEHVDLYASSGEVPDGDLDYAIPFGKARVRRAGSKVTVLTYLSMVSRALKAAEETGVDAEVIDLRTLDRANLDWDTIGASIQKTNNVLIVEQGARGTSYGAMLADEIQRRYFDWLDQPVKRVTGGEASPSISKVLERAAFADTEEVIAGLNDVLADLGERA, encoded by the coding sequence ATGGCCACCTACCAACCGCTTGGTTCCCAGGCGCCCTGGCGGCAACTGACGGTCGAGGCCTCGGACTGGCAACAGGCCGACCCCGCGCTGCTGGCCACCATGCTGACGCAGCTGCACTGGATCCGCGCCTTTGAGGAAGCGGTGCTGGACCTGGCCGCCGAAGGCCTGGTGCACGGCCCCGCCCACTCGTCGGTGGGCCAGGAAGGCGGCGCCGTCGGCTCGGTGCTGGCGCTGGGCGCCGGCGACCAGATCAACGGCTCGCACCGCGGCCATCACCAGTTCCTGGCCAAGGCGCTGCAACACGTCGCGCCGCTGGGCCTGGATCCGCGCAACCCGCTCACGCCCGCCATCGACGAAGTGCTGCACAAGACCCTGGCCGAGATCATGGGCCTGGCGCAAGGCTACTGCCGCGGCCGTGGCGGCAGCATGCACCTGCGCTGGCTGGAAGCCGGCGCGCTCGGCACCAATGCCATCGTCGGCGGCGGCGTGCCGCTGGCCGCCGGCGCGGCCTGGGCCCACCATCACGCCGGCACCGACCGCGTGGCCGTGACCTACTTCGGCGACGGCGCCGTCAACATCGGCTCGGTGCTCGAGACGATGAACCTGACCGCCGCGTGGAAGACGCCGCTGTGCTTCTTCATCGAGAACAACCGCTACGCCGTGTCCACCACGGTCGAGGAATCGACCGCCGAGCCGCGCCTGTCGGCCCGCGGCCAGGCCTTCAACATCCCGGCCTGGCAGGTCGACGGCATGGACCCGCTGGCCGTGCACCTGGCCATGTCGGAAGCCGTGGCGCACATGCGCGCCGGCAACGGCCCCACCATCATCGAGGTGGACGTCTACCGCTTCTTCCACCAGAACGGCCCGTTCCCCGGCAGCGCCTTCGGCTACCGTAGCAAGGAAGAAGAGGCGCAATGGCGCCGCCGCGATCCGCTCGACAAGATCGCCAGCGAGATGATCGGCCGTCAGCTGATCACCCAGGCCGAGGTCGACGCCCTGCGCCAGCGCTGCAAGGACGTGATGAAAGACGTGTCGGGCCGGCTGACCGAGGCCACCGACGGCGGCAAGCGCCGCGTGCGCGCCGACCTGTGGCCGCGCCCCGACTTCCGCGACGTGGGCCTGCGCAGCGACGGCTCGGAACTGGCCGGCCTGCGCTACCAGGACGCCGCCGACCATGCCGGCGCCCGCGTCGAGCGCAAGTTCGTGGACGCGGTGGCCGACGTGCTCGACCGCCGCATGGAAACCGACCCCGGCGTGGTGGTGCTGGGCGAGGACGTGCACCGCCTGAAGGGCGGCACCAACGGCGCCACCCGCGGCCTGAAGGACAAGTACCCCGACCGCGTGCTGGGCACGCCGATTTCCGAGAACGCCTTCGCCGGCCTGGGCGGCGGCCTGGCCATGGACGGCCGCTACAAGCCGGTGGTGGAATTCATGTACCCCGACTTCATGTGGGTCGCGGCCGACCAGATCTTCAACCAGATCGGCAAGGCCCGCCACATGTTCGGCGGCGACATCGACGTGCCTTTCGTGCTGCGCACCAAGGTGGCGATGGGCACGGGCTACGGCTCGCAGCACTCGATGGACCCGGCCGGCGTCTTCGCCACAGCCCCGGGCTGGCGCATCGTCGCGCCGTCCACGCCGTATGAATACATCGGCCTGATGAACACCGCGCTGGCCTCCAAGGACCCGGTGCTGGTGATCGAGCACGTCGACCTGTACGCCTCGTCGGGCGAGGTTCCCGACGGCGACCTGGACTACGCCATTCCGTTCGGCAAGGCGCGCGTGCGCCGCGCCGGTTCCAAGGTCACGGTGCTGACCTACCTGTCGATGGTCAGCCGCGCCCTCAAGGCGGCGGAGGAAACCGGCGTGGATGCGGAGGTGATCGACCTGCGCACGCTGGACCGCGCCAACCTCGACTGGGACACCATCGGCGCCAGCATCCAGAAGACCAACAACGTGCTGATCGTCGAACAGGGCGCGCGCGGCACCTCGTACGGCGCCATGCTGGCCGACGAGATCCAGCGCCGCTACTTCGACTGGCTCGACCAGCCGGTCAAGCGCGTCACGGGCGGCGAGGCCTCGCCCAGCATCTCCAAGGTGCTGGAGCGCGCGGCCTTCGCCGACACGGAAGAAGTCATCGCCGGCCTGAACGACGTGCTGGCCGACCTGGGAGAACGCGCATGA
- a CDS encoding VOC family protein: protein MNAALRMSVPMEVGICCADLDAQLAFYTDIVGLTLVNRVSVPADKARATGLTQHGYDVARLQTSYGERIKLLQPAVAPEPAVRGAAILDRQGSTYLTFIVHDLAGTVERLRARGVVFDSDPAPMEVRPGTWLAFFRDPEGNVLELVEYDDPAAYRPDLAVRAE from the coding sequence ATGAACGCCGCCTTGCGCATGAGCGTGCCGATGGAAGTCGGCATTTGCTGCGCCGACCTGGACGCGCAACTGGCTTTCTACACCGACATAGTCGGCCTGACGCTGGTGAACCGCGTCAGCGTGCCGGCCGACAAGGCCCGCGCCACCGGCCTGACGCAGCATGGCTACGACGTGGCGCGCCTGCAGACCTCGTACGGCGAGCGCATCAAGCTGCTGCAGCCGGCCGTGGCGCCGGAGCCCGCGGTGCGCGGCGCCGCCATCCTGGACCGCCAGGGCAGCACCTACCTGACCTTCATCGTGCATGACCTGGCCGGCACCGTCGAGCGCCTGCGGGCGCGCGGCGTGGTCTTCGACAGCGATCCGGCGCCGATGGAAGTGCGGCCCGGCACCTGGCTGGCCTTCTTCCGCGACCCCGAAGGCAATGTGCTGGAACTGGTCGAATACGACGACCCGGCGGCCTATCGGCCCGACCTGGCCGTGCGCGCAGAATAG
- a CDS encoding pyruvate dehydrogenase complex dihydrolipoamide acetyltransferase: protein MAHLIKLPSVAADADAGTLHQWLKQEGDTVAVGEALAEIETEKAIVEINAEHAGVLGRIVVQAGPASVPINTVIGVLLAPGEDAAAIDQALAEHGAQAAKPATPVAAAQPAATPAATANAAPIAAPAPAARDAASDAPTPGTRRFASPLARRLAAQWHVNLLDVQGTGPRGRIVRRDVEAARDRSPVAATPSANRAAARRVPHSGMRRAIARRLTESKQQVPHFYLTVDCRMDALLALRAQANQGGAVKLSVNDFIVRAAALALREVPEVNASWHDDAIEFHAGADISVAVATDGGLVTPIVRDADVKPLSAIAAEIVELAGRAKVNRLKPEEFTGGSLTVSNLGMYGIKQFAAIINPPQAAILAVGAAERRPVVDDNGDLKAATVMTVTLSADHRVVDGAVGARWLAAFRALIEAPVRILL from the coding sequence GTGGCACACCTTATCAAGCTCCCCTCCGTCGCGGCCGATGCCGACGCCGGCACGCTGCACCAATGGCTCAAGCAGGAAGGCGACACGGTCGCCGTGGGCGAGGCGCTGGCGGAAATCGAAACCGAGAAGGCGATCGTCGAGATCAACGCCGAACACGCGGGCGTGCTCGGCCGCATCGTGGTGCAGGCCGGGCCGGCGTCGGTGCCGATCAACACCGTGATCGGCGTGCTGCTGGCGCCGGGCGAAGACGCCGCCGCGATCGATCAGGCGCTGGCGGAACACGGCGCGCAGGCAGCAAAGCCCGCCACGCCCGTTGCCGCCGCGCAGCCGGCAGCGACGCCTGCGGCCACCGCCAATGCGGCACCGATCGCCGCGCCGGCGCCCGCCGCACGCGACGCCGCTTCCGACGCCCCCACTCCCGGCACGCGCCGCTTCGCCAGCCCGCTGGCGCGCCGCCTGGCCGCGCAATGGCACGTCAACCTGCTCGACGTGCAGGGCACCGGCCCGCGCGGCCGCATCGTGCGCCGCGACGTCGAGGCCGCGCGCGACCGCTCGCCCGTTGCCGCAACGCCGTCCGCCAATCGCGCCGCCGCGCGCCGCGTGCCGCATTCCGGCATGCGCCGCGCCATCGCCCGCCGCCTGACCGAAAGCAAGCAGCAGGTGCCGCACTTCTACCTGACGGTGGACTGCCGCATGGACGCGCTGCTGGCCCTGCGCGCCCAGGCCAACCAGGGCGGCGCGGTCAAGCTGTCGGTCAATGACTTCATTGTGCGCGCCGCCGCCCTGGCGCTGCGCGAGGTGCCCGAGGTCAACGCCAGCTGGCACGACGATGCCATTGAATTCCACGCCGGCGCCGACATCAGCGTGGCCGTGGCCACCGACGGCGGCCTGGTCACGCCCATCGTGCGCGACGCCGACGTCAAGCCGCTGTCCGCCATCGCCGCCGAGATCGTCGAACTGGCCGGCCGCGCCAAGGTCAATCGTCTGAAGCCCGAGGAATTCACCGGCGGCTCGCTGACGGTCAGCAACCTGGGCATGTACGGCATCAAGCAGTTCGCCGCCATCATCAACCCGCCGCAGGCGGCGATCCTGGCGGTGGGCGCGGCCGAGCGCCGCCCGGTGGTGGACGACAACGGCGACCTGAAGGCCGCCACCGTCATGACCGTGACGCTGTCGGCCGACCACCGCGTGGTGGACGGCGCCGTCGGCGCGCGCTGGCTGGCCGCCTTCCGCGCGCTGATCGAAGCCCCCGTGCGCATCCTGCTGTGA
- the lpdA gene encoding dihydrolipoyl dehydrogenase: protein MTKTSFDLVVVGGGPGGYVAAIRAAQLGLSTALVERAELGGICLNWGCIPTKALLHSATVLRACREADQYGVTGAGAAQPDLAAMVARSRKVAGRLGQGVTHLMKKNGVTVFSASARLAGGGRVALDNGATLSARHIILATGARARELPALPVGERIWTYRQALTPPALPKSLLVVGAGAIGAEFASFYRAVGAEVTLIDMTAEILPQEDAEISALARKAFEKQGIRVLTQCAVKSSSPTATGVKTVLEQQGKQIELEVERVIVAAGIVGNVENLGLEQTRVKVEKTHIVTDGLCRTAEPGVYAIGDVAGAPWLAHKASHEAVLCVEAIAGLPVHALDPLRIPACTYSHPQVASIGMTEARAREHAKATGGEIRVGRFTFVGNGKAIAMGEDQGLVKTVFDAGTGELLGAHIIHPEASELIAGYGVAAALEATEEDLMHTVFAHPTLSETLHESVLAAFGRALHG from the coding sequence ATGACCAAGACTTCGTTTGACCTGGTGGTGGTGGGCGGCGGCCCCGGCGGCTACGTGGCCGCCATCCGCGCGGCGCAACTGGGCCTGTCCACCGCGCTGGTGGAACGCGCCGAACTCGGCGGCATCTGCCTGAACTGGGGCTGCATCCCGACCAAGGCGCTGCTGCACAGCGCCACCGTGCTGCGCGCCTGCCGCGAGGCCGACCAGTACGGCGTGACCGGCGCGGGCGCGGCCCAACCCGACCTGGCCGCGATGGTGGCGCGCTCGCGCAAGGTCGCCGGCCGCCTGGGCCAGGGCGTGACGCACCTGATGAAGAAGAACGGCGTCACGGTGTTCTCCGCCAGCGCCAGACTGGCCGGCGGCGGCCGCGTCGCGCTCGACAACGGCGCCACGCTGTCGGCCCGCCACATCATCCTGGCCACCGGGGCGCGGGCGCGCGAGCTGCCGGCGCTGCCGGTGGGCGAACGAATCTGGACTTACCGCCAGGCGCTGACGCCGCCGGCGCTGCCCAAGTCGCTGCTGGTGGTGGGCGCGGGCGCGATCGGCGCCGAGTTCGCCAGCTTCTACCGCGCGGTCGGCGCGGAGGTGACGCTGATCGACATGACGGCCGAGATCCTGCCGCAAGAAGACGCCGAGATCTCCGCGCTGGCGCGCAAGGCCTTCGAAAAGCAGGGCATCCGCGTGCTGACGCAGTGCGCGGTCAAGTCTTCCAGCCCGACGGCCACCGGCGTCAAGACCGTGCTGGAGCAACAGGGCAAGCAGATCGAACTGGAGGTCGAGCGCGTCATCGTCGCGGCCGGCATTGTCGGCAACGTCGAGAACCTGGGCCTGGAGCAGACCCGCGTGAAAGTGGAGAAGACCCACATCGTCACCGACGGCCTGTGCCGCACCGCCGAACCGGGCGTCTACGCCATCGGCGACGTGGCCGGCGCGCCGTGGCTGGCGCACAAGGCCAGCCACGAGGCGGTGCTGTGCGTGGAAGCCATCGCCGGCCTGCCGGTGCACGCGCTCGATCCGCTGCGCATTCCCGCGTGCACCTATTCGCATCCGCAGGTCGCCAGCATCGGCATGACCGAGGCCCGCGCCCGCGAGCACGCCAAGGCGACGGGCGGCGAGATCCGCGTCGGCAGATTCACCTTCGTCGGCAACGGCAAGGCGATTGCCATGGGCGAAGACCAGGGGCTGGTGAAGACGGTGTTCGATGCCGGCACCGGCGAGCTGCTGGGCGCGCACATCATCCACCCGGAGGCGTCAGAGCTGATCGCCGGCTACGGCGTGGCGGCGGCGCTGGAAGCCACCGAGGAAGACCTGATGCACACCGTGTTCGCGCATCCGACGCTGTCGGAAACGCTGCACGAATCGGTGCTGGCGGCTTTCGGCCGGGCGCTGCACGGCTAA
- a CDS encoding LysR family transcriptional regulator, with the protein MALNSEALRLFLGVVDAGSMSAAAEMLGQTASGVSRGLSRLEEDLGVTLLNRTTRRMELTAEGAHFLQKARQIVQSLEEAEECMRIVNQQPAGRLRVDASVPVMLHCVVPHVADFRREYPAISLELTSNDRIVDLIEHRTDVALRMGPLNDSTLHARPMRPRPRWLMASPEYLARRGVPRTVEDLASHELLGFTQPESLNVWPLRHAGGSTYLATPTLATSSGETQRHLALRGVGIACLSDFVSRDDLREGRLVRIMEDLHTDYLQPMHAVYYRNTQLSRRIACFLDFFASRL; encoded by the coding sequence ATGGCGCTCAATTCCGAGGCCCTGCGGTTGTTCCTGGGCGTGGTCGACGCCGGCTCGATGAGCGCCGCCGCCGAGATGCTGGGCCAGACCGCGTCCGGCGTCAGCCGCGGCCTGTCGCGCCTGGAAGAGGACCTGGGCGTGACGTTGCTGAACCGCACCACCCGGCGCATGGAACTCACGGCCGAAGGCGCGCATTTCCTGCAGAAGGCGCGCCAGATAGTGCAGTCGCTGGAAGAAGCCGAGGAATGCATGCGCATCGTCAACCAGCAGCCGGCCGGCCGCCTGCGCGTCGATGCCTCGGTGCCGGTGATGCTGCATTGCGTGGTGCCGCACGTGGCGGACTTTCGCCGCGAGTATCCGGCGATCTCGCTGGAGCTGACCAGCAACGATCGCATCGTCGACCTGATCGAGCATCGCACCGACGTGGCGCTGCGCATGGGGCCGTTGAATGATTCCACGCTGCATGCGCGGCCCATGCGGCCGCGCCCGCGCTGGCTGATGGCGAGTCCGGAATACCTCGCGCGGCGCGGCGTGCCGCGCACCGTCGAGGACCTTGCCAGCCACGAACTGCTGGGCTTCACCCAGCCCGAAAGCCTGAACGTCTGGCCGCTGCGCCACGCGGGCGGCTCCACCTACCTGGCCACGCCCACGCTGGCCACTTCCAGCGGCGAGACCCAGCGCCACCTGGCGCTGCGCGGCGTGGGCATCGCCTGCCTGTCGGACTTCGTGTCGCGCGACGACCTGCGCGAAGGGCGGCTGGTGCGCATCATGGAAGACCTGCACACCGACTACCTGCAGCCGATGCACGCGGTGTACTACCGCAATACGCAGTTGTCGCGGCGTATTGCGTGCTTCCTGGATTTCTTCGCCAGCCGGTTGTGA
- the ilvD gene encoding dihydroxy-acid dehydratase, translated as MPHYRSRTSTHGRNMAGARALWRATGMKDGDFGKPIIAVVNSFTQFVPGHVHLRDLGALVAKEIEAAGGVAKEFNTIAVDDGIAMGHGGMLYSLPSRELIADSVEYMVNAHCADAMVCISNCDKITPGMLMAAMRLNIPVVFVSGGPMEAGKVKSPTDGKVIAKIDLIDAMIKAADPNVSDADVAEVERSACPTCGSCSGMFTANSMNCLTEAIGLALPGNGTIVATHAWRKGLFEQAGRLVVDLCRRYYVEEDESVLPRSIATKSAFQNAMALDVAMGGSTNTVLHLLAAAQEAGVDFTMADIDRISRKVPCLCKAAPATDKYHIEDVHRAGGILGILGELARADLLDLSCGNVHSGTLGNAIAQWDVAGGAGEAAQKFYRAAPGGIPTTVAFSQDATFLTLDTDRKTGCIRSKENAYSKDGGLAVLYGNLAEKGCIVKTAGVDESQWVFTGRARVFESQDDAVEGILGDKVAPGDVVVIRYEGPKGGPGMQEMLYPTSYLKSKGLGKTCALFTDGRFSGGSSGLVIGHASPEAAEGGTIGLVEDGDTIEIDIPNRKMHLAVSDEELARRRAAMNARADGGWLPVDRERVVSQALQAYAALATSADRGAVRDLSQLKQKR; from the coding sequence ATGCCGCACTACCGTTCCCGCACCTCGACCCACGGCCGCAACATGGCCGGCGCCCGCGCCCTGTGGCGCGCCACCGGCATGAAGGACGGAGACTTCGGCAAGCCGATCATCGCGGTGGTCAACTCGTTCACGCAGTTCGTGCCGGGCCACGTGCACCTGCGCGACCTGGGCGCGCTGGTCGCCAAGGAAATCGAGGCCGCCGGCGGCGTCGCCAAGGAATTCAACACCATCGCCGTCGATGACGGCATCGCCATGGGCCACGGCGGCATGCTGTATTCGCTGCCTTCGCGCGAACTGATCGCCGACTCGGTCGAATACATGGTCAACGCGCACTGCGCCGACGCCATGGTCTGCATCTCGAACTGCGACAAGATCACCCCGGGGATGCTGATGGCCGCGATGCGCCTGAACATCCCGGTGGTGTTCGTGTCCGGCGGCCCGATGGAAGCCGGCAAGGTCAAGTCGCCGACCGACGGCAAGGTGATCGCCAAGATCGACCTGATCGACGCCATGATCAAGGCCGCCGATCCCAACGTGTCGGACGCCGACGTGGCCGAAGTCGAACGCAGCGCGTGTCCGACCTGCGGCTCCTGTTCCGGCATGTTCACCGCCAACTCGATGAACTGCCTGACCGAGGCCATCGGCCTGGCGCTGCCGGGCAACGGCACCATCGTCGCCACGCACGCCTGGCGTAAGGGGCTGTTCGAGCAGGCCGGCCGCCTGGTGGTGGACCTGTGCCGCCGCTACTACGTCGAGGAAGACGAATCGGTCCTGCCGCGCAGCATCGCCACCAAGAGCGCGTTCCAGAACGCCATGGCGCTGGACGTGGCCATGGGCGGTTCCACCAACACCGTGCTGCACCTGCTGGCCGCGGCGCAGGAAGCCGGCGTCGACTTCACCATGGCCGACATCGACCGCATTTCGCGCAAGGTGCCGTGCCTGTGCAAGGCCGCCCCGGCCACCGACAAGTACCACATCGAAGACGTGCACCGCGCCGGCGGCATCCTGGGCATCCTGGGTGAACTGGCGCGCGCCGATCTGCTCGACCTGTCCTGCGGCAACGTGCACAGCGGCACGCTGGGCAACGCCATCGCGCAATGGGACGTGGCCGGCGGCGCCGGCGAAGCGGCGCAGAAGTTCTATCGCGCCGCGCCCGGCGGCATCCCCACCACCGTGGCCTTCAGCCAGGACGCCACCTTCCTGACGCTGGACACCGACCGCAAGACCGGCTGCATCCGCAGCAAGGAAAACGCCTACTCCAAGGACGGCGGCCTGGCCGTGCTGTACGGCAACCTGGCCGAGAAGGGCTGCATCGTCAAGACCGCCGGCGTGGACGAATCGCAGTGGGTCTTCACCGGCCGCGCGCGCGTGTTCGAAAGCCAGGACGACGCCGTCGAAGGCATCCTGGGCGACAAGGTCGCGCCGGGCGACGTGGTGGTGATCCGCTACGAAGGCCCCAAGGGCGGCCCCGGCATGCAGGAAATGCTGTACCCCACGTCGTACCTGAAGTCCAAGGGCCTGGGCAAGACCTGCGCGCTGTTCACCGATGGCCGCTTCTCGGGCGGCTCGTCGGGCCTGGTGATCGGCCACGCCTCGCCCGAAGCGGCCGAGGGCGGCACCATCGGCCTGGTGGAAGACGGCGACACCATCGAGATCGACATCCCCAACCGAAAGATGCACCTGGCCGTGTCCGACGAGGAACTGGCCCGCCGCCGCGCCGCGATGAACGCGCGCGCCGATGGCGGCTGGCTGCCGGTGGACCGCGAGCGCGTGGTGTCGCAGGCCCTGCAGGCCTACGCGGCGCTGGCCACCTCGGCCGACCGTGGCGCGGTGCGCGATCTGTCGCAGCTCAAGCAGAAGCGTTGA
- a CDS encoding AraC family transcriptional regulator: protein MDKPKPPSRLAGSRKPADLDLFPYESSLRPVAALAVDYEDGHRVGRHRHRRSQLVYAISGVMVVDTDAGIWVVPPTRGVWVPAWVSHSIRMSGEPRMRTVFVEPGAASHLPTECCVLSISPLLRELMVAAAEVPLDWKPGTRDGRLMLLLLDELKQEPVLPLHLPQPSEPRLARICRAIVRHPERQAGAADWARELGVDPKTVHRLFLRHTGMTFGRWRQQARLLAAMERLARGERVLDVALDLGYESPSAFAAMFRKALGEPPSAFAARGAASA, encoded by the coding sequence ATGGACAAACCCAAACCGCCGTCGCGCCTGGCCGGCTCGCGCAAGCCCGCCGATCTGGACCTGTTCCCATACGAATCCTCGCTGCGCCCGGTGGCCGCGCTGGCCGTGGACTACGAGGACGGGCATCGCGTGGGCCGCCATCGTCACCGCCGTTCGCAGCTGGTGTATGCGATCTCGGGCGTGATGGTGGTGGATACCGACGCCGGCATCTGGGTGGTGCCGCCCACGCGCGGCGTGTGGGTGCCGGCCTGGGTATCCCACTCCATCCGCATGAGCGGCGAGCCGCGCATGCGCACCGTGTTCGTCGAGCCGGGGGCGGCCTCGCACCTGCCCACCGAATGCTGCGTGCTGTCGATCTCGCCGCTGTTGCGCGAGCTGATGGTGGCGGCCGCGGAGGTGCCGCTGGACTGGAAGCCGGGCACCCGCGATGGCCGGCTGATGCTGCTGCTGCTGGACGAATTGAAACAGGAGCCGGTGCTGCCGCTGCACCTGCCGCAGCCGTCCGAGCCGCGCCTGGCGCGCATCTGTCGCGCCATCGTGCGCCACCCCGAGCGGCAGGCGGGCGCGGCCGACTGGGCGCGCGAATTGGGGGTGGATCCCAAGACGGTGCACCGCCTGTTCCTGCGGCATACCGGCATGACCTTCGGCCGCTGGCGCCAGCAGGCGCGCCTGCTGGCGGCGATGGAGCGGCTGGCGCGCGGCGAGCGGGTATTGGATGTGGCCCTGGACCTGGGCTATGAAAGCCCCAGCGCCTTCGCGGCCATGTTCCGCAAAGCCCTGGGCGAGCCGCCCAGCGCCTTCGCCGCGCGCGGCGCGGCGTCCGCCTGA
- a CDS encoding 2-isopropylmalate synthase translates to MLDHPQHKYRPVQPFSRDYAERQWPTRRPSAPPIWMSTDMRDGNQALIEPMDAARKLRFFEQLVAVGLKEIEVAFPSASDTDFNFVRKLIEESRIPSDVTIEVLTQSRPDLIARTFESLRGAPRAIVHLYNPIAPQWRRIVFGMSRAEIKEIALAGTRQIRALADAHPETEWIYEYSPETFSLAELDFALEVCDAVSAIWRPTPARKMIINLPSTVECTTANVYADQIEWMHRRLARRDSIVLSVHPHNDRGTAVASAELAVLAGADRVEGCLFGNGERTGNVDLVTLALNLDRQGIASGLDFSDMAAVRDCVQACNQLPVDVFHPYAFTSAAPAMPPAGAAARG, encoded by the coding sequence ATGCTCGACCACCCCCAACACAAGTACCGCCCCGTCCAGCCCTTTTCGCGCGACTACGCCGAACGCCAGTGGCCCACGCGCCGTCCGAGCGCACCGCCGATCTGGATGAGCACCGACATGCGCGACGGCAACCAGGCGCTGATAGAGCCCATGGACGCGGCCCGCAAGCTGCGCTTTTTCGAGCAATTGGTGGCGGTGGGCCTGAAAGAGATCGAAGTGGCGTTTCCCTCGGCGTCCGACACGGATTTCAATTTCGTGCGCAAGCTGATCGAGGAAAGCCGCATCCCCAGCGACGTCACCATCGAGGTCCTGACCCAGTCGCGGCCCGACCTGATCGCGCGCACCTTCGAATCGCTGCGCGGCGCGCCGCGCGCCATCGTGCACCTGTACAACCCGATAGCGCCGCAATGGCGCCGCATCGTGTTCGGCATGAGCCGCGCCGAGATCAAGGAGATCGCGCTGGCCGGCACCCGCCAGATCCGCGCGCTGGCCGACGCGCATCCGGAGACGGAGTGGATCTACGAATACTCGCCCGAGACCTTCAGCCTGGCCGAGCTGGATTTCGCGCTCGAGGTCTGCGATGCGGTCAGCGCCATCTGGCGACCGACGCCGGCCCGCAAGATGATCATCAACCTGCCGTCGACGGTGGAGTGCACGACCGCCAACGTGTACGCGGACCAGATCGAATGGATGCACCGCCGCCTGGCGCGGCGCGACAGCATCGTGCTGAGCGTGCATCCGCACAACGACCGCGGCACCGCCGTGGCCTCGGCGGAACTGGCGGTGCTGGCGGGCGCCGACCGCGTCGAAGGCTGCCTCTTCGGCAACGGCGAACGCACCGGCAACGTCGATCTGGTGACGTTGGCGCTGAACCTGGACCGGCAGGGCATCGCCAGCGGCCTGGACTTTTCCGACATGGCCGCCGTGCGCGACTGCGTGCAGGCATGCAACCAATTGCCGGTGGACGTGTTCCACCCCTACGCGTTCACGTCCGCAGCGCCAGCAATGCCTCCTGCAGGTGCCGCAGCCCGCGGCTGA